Part of the Oerskovia paurometabola genome is shown below.
TCGTCAGCTCGTCGAGACCGGTCGTGGTCTCCGAGCGCAGCAGGCCGGCCTGGGTGGCCCGACGGGCGACGGTGCGCCAGAGCTCGGTCCGGGTCGCGCCGGGGCTCGTCGAGATCCAGACCCCGTCCGCCCCCCGTCGTCGCGCCCACTCGGCGAGGAGGGACGTCTTCCCACCGCCGGACGGGCCACGGACCACGCGCAGGGCCGCATCGGCGTCGAGCCGGTCGACGAGCCGTTCACGCACGAGCTCGAGGTGGGGTGGTCGCGGAGCGCCGTGCAGTCTGCCGGGGGTCGTGCTCACTACCGGCATCCTGCCTCCCGCCCTCTCCTGGTGAGGTGCCTGGGCAGCCTGCCGTCGGCTGCGTCGCCTCTGGCACTGGAGCCGGCACCGCGCCGCTCTCCGGAGTGCCACTTTATGTGACGGTGAGCGTTTTCGCGGGGTAGGCGGTCCGCGACACACCCCGGAGCTCGGTGCGCGCGGCCGCATCGGAGGGGCGGCCGGCAATCACGCCCGCGTGGGGTCAGCCGCGGGGGAGCGGCCCTCCCTGCTGGTCCACGAGGGGGAGCAGCCGCTCCAGCACGTCACCCGTCCGGAGCCCGTCGTGCTCGAACTCGTTCGTGACGAGCGCCTGCACGTTGCCCACCCGGGAGGCCGTGTCGAGCGACAGGTGGGCGTCGACGAACATGTCGTCGTAGTAGACCGCGGCCGCGACCGGGACCTCGTTGGCCGCGAGCGCGTCGAGGTCGTACAGCGCGGTCCAGTCCTCGCGCCGCGCCAGCTCCTCGGCCGCGCCGCGGAAGTCCCGCAGGCCCGCGATCTCCTCGAACATCCAGGGGTAGATCATCTCGCCCGTGAAGAGCAGCGGGCGGGCGTCGGGGGCGAACTGCGGGTGCTCGGCACGTACGCGCTCGGCGGCCCAGCCGGTCGCCCCGCGACCCGAGGCGTAGATCGACTCGTGCAGCACCGCGTACAGCGGGTTCGTCCGGTAGGACGTGAGGTCCCGGACCTCGCTGAGGAACGTGTCGCTCAGGTCGTCGTCACCGTGGTGGAACGCCTCGTCGAGCAGCCAGTGCACGCGCTCGAAGCCCGGCTTCATGCCGAAGTCCATGCCGAGCGTCTGGAGCCGACGCACCGACAGCGTGTCACCGTCGGGCAGCGTGACGTCACCCACCGCGATCCTGTCCGCGACACGCCCCAGGAGCGCGACGTCGTCGGGGTAGCGTGCCGCGAAACGGGCGTTCTTGGCCGCGGTGCGCGGGTACGTGCGGCGGTAGACCTCGGTCGCGTCGGCCTCGAGGCCCGCGAGGCCGCCCGTGACGTAGCAGGCCGCGAGGCCCTCGGGGGCGCGCGAGAGGTACGTGAGCGTGAGGAACCCGCCGTAGCTCTGGCCGAGGGACTCCCAGCGGCGACCGCCGAACAGGGTGCGCCGCAGGTGCTCGGCGTCCGCC
Proteins encoded:
- a CDS encoding alpha/beta fold hydrolase translates to MTSVSYTLPGMHVTDHEVEVPLDWFDERDPRRITIFARELVDPVRRREDLPLLVFLQGGPGGKGPRPTGPEGWVGTMLATHRVILLDQRGTGRSSAVRGRALAGLGDAAAQAEHLTHFRADSIVADAEHLRRTLFGGRRWESLGQSYGGFLTLTYLSRAPEGLAACYVTGGLAGLEADATEVYRRTYPRTAAKNARFAARYPDDVALLGRVADRIAVGDVTLPDGDTLSVRRLQTLGMDFGMKPGFERVHWLLDEAFHHGDDDLSDTFLSEVRDLTSYRTNPLYAVLHESIYASGRGATGWAAERVRAEHPQFAPDARPLLFTGEMIYPWMFEEIAGLRDFRGAAEELARREDWTALYDLDALAANEVPVAAAVYYDDMFVDAHLSLDTASRVGNVQALVTNEFEHDGLRTGDVLERLLPLVDQQGGPLPRG